A window of the Proteus terrae subsp. cibarius genome harbors these coding sequences:
- a CDS encoding helix-turn-helix domain-containing protein: MNPQPPKKTNEYLGNKVKQLRQSRNLSLNELSRKSGISKAALSKLESGDSNPRIDTLEAIAIALGFPLGDLFSFTREEYPRLERHKPIVGDYAQEFKFRIGIGNITEIWHIEMKHGAIINSPAHADGTQEHIMVYSGKLMMRFDNDETVLLETGDFYAFHGNAPHSYICVEGHLRASVIMSSPNQQHYHHRP; encoded by the coding sequence TGAATACCTTGGTAATAAAGTCAAACAATTAAGACAATCTCGAAACTTGTCACTTAATGAGTTATCAAGAAAATCGGGAATATCCAAGGCTGCATTGTCAAAATTAGAATCAGGTGATTCTAATCCTAGAATCGATACCTTAGAGGCTATCGCGATAGCGCTTGGCTTTCCTCTGGGAGATCTATTTAGTTTTACGCGTGAAGAGTACCCACGTTTAGAACGACATAAACCTATCGTTGGTGATTATGCTCAAGAGTTTAAATTCCGTATTGGTATCGGCAATATTACTGAGATTTGGCATATCGAAATGAAGCACGGCGCGATTATTAATAGCCCTGCTCACGCTGATGGTACTCAAGAACACATCATGGTCTATTCTGGTAAATTAATGATGCGTTTTGATAACGACGAAACGGTTTTATTAGAAACCGGTGATTTTTACGCTTTTCATGGTAATGCCCCCCACTCTTATATTTGTGTAGAAGGACATTTGCGCGCTTCTGTGATTATGTCTAGCCCAAATCAACAACATTACCACCATCGTCCTTAA